In the genome of Chiroxiphia lanceolata isolate bChiLan1 chromosome 17, bChiLan1.pri, whole genome shotgun sequence, one region contains:
- the ZNF335 gene encoding zinc finger protein 335 isoform X6: protein MEENAVESSSDAAPQEAQEEPTESGLGVGSSDAVSADSTDAAAGPGSLSRADDSGVGQSSDSSGVSLEEVSESSSSTDVVPRVYLPDSSSIAQSTLVSSVSTVSQSIMVSESPQVLVHSSVVTDGATVVSDSTASTSSDLGSAIDKIIESTIGPDIIQSCIAVTSAEDGGAETTQYLILQGPDDGAPMVSQVATSALTNSLVIEAVADGPTSTCLEQPGPSGPSKQLEVVELSIKPEQGQETDGGEELDQPDMETLEEMMEVVVVQQFKCKMCQYKSVSKKTLINHMKERHFQPVGSALALKKGRPRKGGAAPKTEEEEAPEEEDDDIMDAGAIDDPEEDSDYNPAEDEPRGRQPKYGRTVPTSSEERPRRRPGRPRKLPRLENMPQDVPEGGEVEPLVTSQGTLSRELQNSEAASSSGLENGTGESLAEPSISQSDSENKDPSSNAGAEEADVVPRRRGRPSRRFLGKKYRKYYYKSPKPLMRPYLCRICGSRFLTHDDLRFHVNSHEANDPQLFKCLQCSYRSRRWSSLKEHMFNHVGSKPYKCEECNYTSVYKKDVIRHSTVHSRDRKKRADPPPKLNSFPCPVCNRVYPMQKRLTQHMKTHSTEKPHMCDKCGKSFKKRYTFKMHLLTHIQAIANRRFKCEFCDYVCEDKKILLNHQLSHMNDKPYKCSICKYSTFREDFLVSHMAVKHTGGKPFACEFCHFTTKHKKNLRLHVQCRHADSFEEWAQRHPEEPPCRRRPFFTLQQIEELKQQHSQVQAPAEPEASPPAPLGPLTCHTVQAVTGAEPPVLSQSSLEGATIIYEQDVAGSAELATQTALDLLLNMSAQRELATGSLQVAVVKPDDPGETPGPCEPQAQEEEAKVDSKEQQQQKLVMLHMAEPGQTLVQEAYREASLGGSELQQITIPFGGTAEYSIIAPISEEIQAPGTLYSEEESPVETSHAVVVSGTVMTEEALKDHNNHYIMSSSVPGSQFQTVEPLSGDAAVPSPVDGQEAQPTGVKWPLVQCVTRQLQKDSSLSPASEGQEVSSTKIKWPVLQGMAKKLSCKVSTGKKLSCKISTAKKFSCKICTAMFTGRAEMESHKRAHIGHSTFKCPDCNFTATLWPEVRSHMVQHASLRPHKCPHCSFASKNKKDLRRHMLTHTNEKPFACHVCGQRFNRNGHLKFHTQRLHSSEGKRPGPAAAQQTIILNSDEDTLATLHTALQAGQAVLAPERLQQALGQEHILVTQEQSVTSQEEAAYIQEITTADGQTVQHLVTADNQVQYIIAQEGVPHLLPQEYVVVPEGHHIQVQDGQITHIQYEQGSQFLPESQIQYMPVSPEQQLVTQAQLEAAAHSAVSAVADAAMAQAQGVFSTEAAAEQIHQLQPGIHYDVITLAE, encoded by the exons ATGGAGGAGAATGCGGTGGAGAGCAGCAGCGACGCGGCCCCACAGGAGGCGCAGGAGGAGCCCACCGAGAGCGGGCTGGGCGTCGGGAGTTCGGACGCCGTGTCGGCGGACAGCACCGAcgccgccgcggggccggggtCCCTCTCCCGCGCCGATGACTCCGGCGTGGGGCAGAGCTCTGACAGCAGCGGGGTCTCCTTG GAAGAGGTCTCGGAGAGTAGCTCCAGCACAGATGTCGTTCCCCGGGTTTACCTGCCAGACTCATCCTCCATCGCCCAATCCACCTTGGTCTCCAGTGTCTCCACTGTGAGCCAGTCCATCATGGTGTCAGAGTCCCCACAAGTCCTGGTCCACTCCAGTGTGGTCACTGATGGAGCCACAGTCGTGTCAGACTCCACTGCATCCACTTCCTCGGACCTGGGCTCTGCCATTGACAAAATCATTGAGTCCACGATCGGGCCGGACATCATCCAGA gctgcatTGCCGTGACCAGTGCGGAGGATGGAGGGGCAGAGACCACCCAGTACCTCATTCTGCAAGGCCCTGATGATG GTGCTCCCATGGTGTCCCAGGTGGCCACATCTGCTCTGACCAATAGTTTGGTGATAGAAGCTGTTGCTGATGGACCTACCTCCACGTGCCTTGAGCAGCCTGGCCCTTCAGGCCCATCCAAACAGTTGGAAGTGGTGGAGCTGTCCATAAAGCCAGAGCAGGGTCAAGAGACGGATGGTGGGGAGGAGCTGGACCAGCCAGACATGGAGACCCTGGAGGAGATgatggaggtggtggtggtgcagCAGTTCAAGTGCAAGATGTGTCAGTACAAGAGTGTCTCCAAGAAAACGCTGATTAACCACATGAAAGAACGTCACTTCCAGCCAG TGGGTTCAGCTCTGGCTTTGAAAAAAGGGCGACCACGAAAAGGGGGAGCTGCTCCAAAgacggaggaggaggaggccccAGAAGAAGAAGATGATGATATCATGGATGCTGGTGCTATTGATGACCCTGAAG AGGACAGTGACTACAACCCAGCTGAGGATGAGCCACGGGGGCGACAGCCCAAGTACGGCCGCACTGTCCCCACGTCCAGCGAGGAGAGGCCGCGCCGACGCCCGGGGAGACCCCGCAAGCTCCCTCGCCTGGAGAACATGCCTCAGGATGTGCCAGAag gaggggaggtgGAACCCCTGGTGACGTCCCAAGGCACACTGAGCCGTGAGCTGCAGAACTCGGAGGCAGCCAGTTCCTCTGGCCTGGAGAATGGGACGGGTGAGAGCCTGGCAGAGCCAAGCATCAGCCAGTCCGACTCCGAGAACAAGGACCCTTCCTCCAACGCGGGTGCTGAGGAGGCAGACGTCGTCCCTCGGCGGCGCGGGCGGCCCTCCCGCCGCTTCCTGGGCAAGAAATACCGCAA GTACTACTACAAGTCCCCCAAGCCCCTGATGCGGCCGTACCTGTGCCGGATCTGCGGCTCGCGGTTCCTCACACACGACGATCTGCGCTTCCACGTCAACTCGCACGAGGCCAACGACCCGCAGCTCTTCAAGTGTCTGCAGTGCAGCTACCGCTCCCGGCGCTGGTCCTCCCTCAAG GAGCACATGTTCAACCACGTGGGCAGCAAGCCCTACAAGTGTGAGGAGTGCAATTACACCAGTGTGTACAAGAAGGATGTCATCCGGCACTCCACGGTGCACAGCCGGGACAG gaaGAAGAGAGCTGATCCG CCACCAAAGCTGAACTCCTTCCCGTGCCCCGTCTGCAACCGTGTCTACCCCATGCAGAAGAGGCTTACGCAGCACATGAAgacacacagcacagagaagcCTCACATGTGTGACAAG TGTGGGAAGTCCTTTAAGAAGCGCTACACCTTCAAGATGCACCTGCTGACACACATCCAGGCCATCGCCAACCGCAG GTTCAAGTGTGAGTTCTGTGACTACGTCTGCGAGGACAAGAAGATCCTTCTGAACCACCAGCTGTCACACATGAATGACAAGCCCTACAAGTGCAGCATCTGCAAGTATTCCACCTTCCGGGAGGACTTCCTGGTCTCGCACATGGCAGTCAAGCACACAG GAGGAAAGCCGTTTGCTTGCGAGTTCTGTCACTTCACCACCAAGCACAAGAAGAACCTACGCCTGCACGTGCAGTGCCGCCACGCAGACTCCTTCGAGGAGTGGGCACAGCGGCACCCCGAGGAGCCGccctgccgccgccgccccttCTTCACCCTGCAGCAGATCGAggagctgaagcagcagcacagccaggtgcAGGCACCAGCTGAGCCGGAGGCCAGCCCACCG GCGCCTCTTGGCCCCCTCACCTGCCACACGGTCCAGGCCGTCACAGGAGCAGAACCCCCTGTCCTCTCACAGAGTTCCCTGGAAGGGGCCACCATCATCTACGAACAAG ATGTGGCTGGATCAGCAGAGCTGGCCACACAGACAGCCCTGGATCTGCTGCTGAACATGAGCGCCCAGCGAGAGCTGGCCACAGGCTCACTGCAG GTGGCAGTGGTGAAGCCAGATGACCCAGGAGAGACACCAGGCCCCTGTGAGCCacaggcacaggaggaggaggcaaaGGTGGACtcaaaggagcagcagcagcagaaattgGTGATGCTGCACATGGCAGAGCCTGGGCAGACACTGGTGCAGGAGGCTTACAGGGAGGCAAGCCTGGGTGGCTCGGAGCTGCAGCAGATCACCATCCCCTTTGGCGGGACAGCAGAGTACAGCATCATTGCACCCATCAGTGAGGAGATCCAGGCCCCTGGCACGCTGTACAG TGAGGAGGAGAGCCCTGTGGAGACCTCCCATGCAGTTGTGGTGAGCGGGACTGTGATGACGGAGGAGGCTCTGAAGGACCATAACAATCATTACATCATGTCATCCAGTGTCCCAGGGAGCCAGTTCCAGACTGTGGAG cccctcagtGGGGATGCTGCAGTTCCCTCACCTGTGGACGGCCAGGAGGCTCAGCCCACCGGCGTCAAGTGGCCCCTGGTGCAGTGTGTCACCAGGCAGCTCCAGAAGGACTCATCTTTATCCCCAGCCTCCGAGGGGCAGGAAGTCTCATCCACAAAGATCAAGTGGCCTGTACTCCAAGGCATGGCCAAGAAGCTCTCGTGCAAAGTTTCCACAGGCAAGAAGCTCTCGTGCAAGATTTCCACAGCCAAAAAGTTTTCATGCAAGATTTGCACAGCCATGTTCACAGGGAGAGCGGAGATGGAGAGTCACAAGAGAGCCCACATTGGGCACAGCACCTTCAAGTGTCCCGACTGTAACTTCACTGCCACGCTCTGGCCGGAGGTCCGG AGCCACATGGTCCAGCACGCCAGTCTCCGGCCACACAAGTGCCCCCACTGCAGCTTTGCCTCCAAGAACAAGAAGGACCTGCGCAGGCACATGCTGACCCACACCAACGAGAAGCCCTTCGCGTGCCACGTCTGTGGGCAGAG GTTCAACCGTAATGGGCACCTCAAGTTCCACACACAGCGTTTGCACAGCTCTGAGGGGAAGAGGCCAGggcctgctgctgcccagcagacCATCATCCTGAACAGTGATGAGGACACCCTGGCCACCCTGCACA cagctctgcaggccGGCCAGGCCGTGCTGGCTCCTGAGAGGCTGCAGCAagccctgggacaggaacacatCCTTGTCACACAGGAGCAGAGCGTCACCAGCCAG GAGGAGGCAGCCTACATCCAGGAGATCACGACTGCAGACGGGCAGACAGTACAGCACTTAGTGACCGCTGACAACCAG GTTCAATACATTATTGCCCAGGAAGGCGTCCCACACTTGCTTCCTCAGGAGTATGTTGTTGTCCCAGAGGGACATCACATCCAG GTACAGGATGGTCAGATCACCCACATCCAGTATGAGCAGGGCAGCCAGTTCCTCCCGGAGTCACAG ATCCAGTACATGCCCGTGtcacctgagcagcagctcgtcacccaggcacagctggaagCAGCGGCACACTCAGCTGTCTCAG CAGTGGCAGATGCAGCGATGGCCCAGGCCCAGGGCGTCTTCAGCACTGAGGCGGCGGCCGAGCAGATCCATCAACTGCAGCCGGGCATCCACTACGACGTGATCACGCTGGCAGAGTAg